The sequence below is a genomic window from Barrientosiimonas humi.
CGCGGTTCCCTCGACGTTCGGCGTCCTCGGCGAGGAGCTGCGGCCGCTCGGCGTCCCGGTCGTACTCAAGCGCCGGGTAACCCAGGGCGGTTATGAGATGCGCGTGATGTCGTCCGACGAGGCAGCCAGGTGGGCTGCGCGGGACGACAGCTGGATCGTGCAGGAGTACGTCCCGGGTGTCGAGTACACAGTCGTCGTCTGGCAGCCGGTGTCGGAGTGGTTCCACGAGCCGGTCGTGGTCACGCTCCGGCGTGCGAAGGACGGGCACTTCCAGCGCGCACCCGAGGACCGCGATGTCGACGAGCTCGCTGGCCGCGCCGTACGCGCCCTCGGGCTCACCGGGCCCGTCTGCCTGCGGATCCGTCGCCGGACGGACGGGACCCCGCTGGTGATCAGCGTTGCGCCGCGGGTGACCGAGCACCTGCGCTACGTGCCCGAGATTCTCGAACGCATCGTATGGATCCACCGCCAGCGGCCGACGCCGTAGTCACGCGGCTGTCATTAACCGAGGTGGCTCGCGCGGGAATGCGCTTCGCTCATGCCGAAGCGGCGTCGATGGCCACACCGAGATCGGCGTAGGACACCGCACCGCCTGCCAGCGTCTCGACGGTGCGGAGACCGAGCGACGCGTACCCGCACGCTTCAAGCGCCCGACGAGGAACGACATAGAACCGCCACTGCGACACGTCAAGCGGGTCGTACGCGTCATGCTCCCGAGCCGTTTGCAGCGCGAACACGTAGACGTCGGCATTGAACGTCTTGGTCTGCGCGTACCCCTCTCGCGGCGACCAGGTCTTCGCCATCAGGCCGCTGAAGGCGATCGTTGACGGCTTGGCCTGGTCCCATACCTGCAGGTAGCCGGCCGACTTCACCTCGACGCGAACACCCGCCGGCGTGAGGACATCGAACGCATCCCACTCGACGCGACGGCCGGTAGCACCTACGGCCTTGGCCACGAGGAACTCCGCCAGGTAGCCGCGAACGTTGTTGGTGCGCAGGTCACCCATCGCAAACGCCCAGAAATCCCGCACCGTTGCGTTGGTCCCGGCGAGCTCCTCATCACCGGTGAGGGGCTCCACTGCGCTCGCCTGGATCCACTCGTTCTCCACGACGTCAGTCTCCACGACAAGAGCGCTACGAGCGCGGCATACGCAAGGATCTGGCAGCGCTCCGACCGCGGAAAGCTGTCAGCCGAATCGGGCGAGAAGTCGACCGCGCCACGCTATTGAGCGTTCGCTCCGGCAATTTGCCCGAGTGTCGGCCTCTACCCGGGAGCGCGAGCTCTGCTGTCAGCGGAGGGCGAAGCCGGGCGTGCTTCAGCCATGACGAAGTCAGTCGCGTTCGACCAGCAGCCGTTCGATCGCAGCGAGGTCGCTATCCCACGACCGGCGGAGTCGTCCGCGAGACGTCGAGTCGAGGTCGGCCGGCTTGATGATCACCAAACGAATGCCGTGGGCGGGAATCTGCTCATCGCGGCGCGCGTCGTAGATCGCTCTCTGCAGCCCTCGGTGGACGCCACTCACAGTGAGCCGGTCGGGCTTGTCGAAGTGCCGAACCGGATGGTCGTGCTGCCACTCGCGGTACTCCACGACGAGGTTGGCGCGCGGCCAATACGCATCCACCGGCAGCCGCGCGGCACGTCCGTTGGCGTTGGGGTCGCCGAGCAGCCAGTCGAACCGGTATTGGCGAAGCGCGCGCTCCTTGAGGACGACGTCGCAGAGGTCGAGCACGTAGTGCTCGTCGCGTCCCTGCTTCGACATGGTCCCGAGGCTAGCAACGAGAGTGTGCGCCTCCGCTCCTGGCAAATGACCGGGAGGCTCGAGCGGTGTCGCCGGTGCCAAGCGCGTTAGACCTGAGCCCGCTTGTACATGCGTGACCCGCGGGCATGCAAGTACTCGCTGTCGACCGGCCCTTGAGGAGGGTGAGTTGCTCGCCGGCTGAGCTACGCGAGTGGGTATTGCACGAGGATCGTCTCGATGTCCGTGCCAGCGACCACGAGCCGCTGCCACGCGACGTCGACGGCCTGCAGCGACTCATCGTCGTTTCCGATCCAGAGCGGGGCGGCAAGTACGAGCTCGCGGTCGTCAAGTTCGTAGGCCTTGGTGTACTCCGCAAGCGTCCCGAGCACGATCGTCCCGCTCTGGAGCCGGATTCGCAGGACGGGCGCCTGCTCGGTCGGGTTGTCTGATCTGAATACCTTCTCCCACGCAGGCTTCGGGATCAACGGTGGGTCAGCAGGTCTGGAACGCCAGTACCAGCCGACGGCAAGCCCTGTTGAGATGCTCACGAAGAGCACCAGTCCGACAAGCAGTTGCCAGAAGTTGCTGCGGGCGAACTCGGCGTCCAGCCCAACAGCGGCTCGTGGGCCCGCTACCACGGAGTCCGGCAGCACCTCGTCAAGTGCTGCCAACGCCACGAACGCGACAC
It includes:
- a CDS encoding DUF6338 family protein; amino-acid sequence: MLPSSFWGVVFFVVLVAPGLVLDHLRHRHHARVGESPFRELARVVLTSLVCSGVAFVALAALDEVLPDSVVAGPRAAVGLDAEFARSNFWQLLVGLVLFVSISTGLAVGWYWRSRPADPPLIPKPAWEKVFRSDNPTEQAPVLRIRLQSGTIVLGTLAEYTKAYELDDRELVLAAPLWIGNDDESLQAVDVAWQRLVVAGTDIETILVQYPLA
- a CDS encoding ATP-grasp domain-containing protein, giving the protein MLVTGAETPAGREVLRQLCELGCVSVAVNRRTRTPARGAAGTRISAVAGPLRPSDPGWIPHLQQLVAEHHVDLIIPTGSDELPALAAARTVFGPGVAIALPADAGALVISHDHLFSCWHLYRHGVAVPKFAVPSTFGVLGEELRPLGVPVVLKRRVTQGGYEMRVMSSDEAARWAARDDSWIVQEYVPGVEYTVVVWQPVSEWFHEPVVVTLRRAKDGHFQRAPEDRDVDELAGRAVRALGLTGPVCLRIRRRTDGTPLVISVAPRVTEHLRYVPEILERIVWIHRQRPTP